One window from the genome of Sphaerotilus microaerophilus encodes:
- a CDS encoding type IV pilin protein, whose product MNRLHRTMPSAALRRVRGFTLVEMMIVIAVIGILTAVALPSYRQHVANSRRADARAAILSLAQVMERWYTERGTYVGATVGASGIYPSASPQGYYTMSITAQDATTFTVRAAPTGAQTGDACGSYTYTQAGTRGVTGGSRTVAQCW is encoded by the coding sequence ATGAACCGGCTTCACCGCACCATGCCGTCTGCCGCGCTGCGCCGAGTGCGCGGCTTCACGTTGGTCGAGATGATGATCGTCATCGCCGTGATCGGCATCCTGACCGCGGTGGCGCTGCCGTCCTATCGCCAGCATGTGGCCAATTCGAGGCGTGCCGATGCGCGTGCGGCAATCCTCTCGCTCGCACAGGTGATGGAACGCTGGTACACCGAGCGCGGCACCTACGTCGGTGCCACCGTCGGCGCTTCGGGCATCTACCCCAGTGCCTCGCCGCAGGGCTACTACACGATGAGCATCACGGCGCAGGACGCCACCACCTTCACGGTCCGGGCGGCACCGACCGGCGCCCAGACGGGGGACGCCTGCGGCAGCTACACCTACACCCAGGCCGGTACGCGCGGCGTCACGGGCGGGAGCCGGACCGTGGCGCAGTGCTGGTGA
- a CDS encoding S9 family peptidase, whose amino-acid sequence MATRKRSPRAPTGATATATAPPADTDAAPAGGPAASPPARQPITVNDLWQMERVGPPSLSPDGAQAVVAVQRFSMDENLGRTRLWLLSTLGGAPRALTSGDKDTEPAWSPRGDRIAFLSRREQEGSKDEEAQLYLIAPDGGEARRVTSRAGGIEAFKWFPDGRRIAFIAWVWPDERGSEAQARRHQAWKDRKTSGYVTSEPLYRFWDHHLPQDRVPHLHLLNLDDGSVTDLFEGTPCELSRTEPTASGFDISPDGRRIVFAFNPAPEKRIDGRQALYEIELDGARLAGAPRAIVQDEAWDCHSPRYSPAAADGSERVAFIASHQGIKHTMPQQLAVWERESGRWQVESAAWDHDVEAPLHWEDDGQALLFGAEERGARHLWRFDLPDQRAERVHAGGWVGGFDKVAGTVALALDTLDHPPQILALLPGEPPRRIEAFNDALLARLALGRNEVLQVTGARGDAVQVRLVFPPDFDPARRWPVVHTIHGGPHAAFGDNWHWRWNHHLLAAAGQVVACVNYHGSSGFGHAFADSITHRWGELELQDIEAASDWLLAQPWADPQRLYATGGSYGGYMVAWMNGHVPAGRYAAYVCHAGCFDWTAMFADDAYDWYAKELGAWYWDDPARIAAQSPHSRAGHMSTPTLVIHGALDYRVPDAQGLAYYNTLKARRVDARLLWFPDENHWVLKPANSRLWYEEFQAWLSSHVLAPAQTPAVMVGTKRLAATKTTAARSRRKPV is encoded by the coding sequence ATGGCCACCCGCAAGCGTTCGCCGCGCGCGCCGACCGGCGCCACCGCCACCGCCACCGCCCCCCCTGCGGACACCGACGCCGCCCCGGCCGGTGGCCCCGCAGCCAGCCCACCCGCGAGGCAGCCGATCACGGTGAACGACCTCTGGCAGATGGAGCGCGTGGGCCCGCCCAGCCTGAGCCCGGACGGCGCGCAGGCGGTGGTCGCGGTGCAGCGCTTCTCGATGGACGAGAACCTGGGCCGCACCCGGCTGTGGCTGCTGTCCACCCTCGGCGGCGCCCCGCGGGCGCTGACCAGCGGCGACAAGGACACCGAGCCGGCCTGGAGCCCACGCGGGGACCGCATCGCCTTCCTGTCCCGGCGCGAGCAGGAAGGCAGCAAGGACGAGGAGGCGCAGCTCTACCTGATCGCCCCCGACGGCGGCGAGGCCCGGCGCGTCACGAGCCGGGCCGGCGGCATCGAGGCCTTCAAGTGGTTCCCGGACGGGCGGCGCATCGCCTTCATCGCCTGGGTCTGGCCGGACGAGCGCGGCAGCGAGGCCCAGGCCCGGCGCCACCAGGCCTGGAAGGATCGGAAGACGAGTGGCTACGTCACCAGCGAGCCGCTCTACCGCTTCTGGGACCACCATCTGCCGCAGGATCGCGTGCCACACCTGCACCTGCTGAACCTCGACGACGGCAGCGTCACCGACCTGTTCGAGGGCACGCCCTGCGAGCTCAGCCGCACCGAGCCGACCGCCAGCGGCTTCGACATCTCGCCCGACGGGCGGCGCATCGTCTTCGCCTTCAACCCGGCGCCGGAAAAGCGCATCGACGGCCGCCAGGCGCTCTACGAGATCGAGCTGGACGGCGCCCGTCTGGCCGGTGCGCCGCGGGCCATCGTGCAGGACGAGGCCTGGGACTGCCATTCACCGCGCTACAGCCCGGCAGCGGCCGACGGCAGCGAGCGCGTCGCCTTCATCGCCAGCCACCAGGGCATCAAGCACACCATGCCGCAGCAGCTCGCGGTGTGGGAGCGCGAGAGCGGGCGCTGGCAGGTCGAGAGCGCGGCCTGGGACCATGACGTCGAGGCCCCGCTGCACTGGGAGGACGACGGGCAGGCGCTGCTGTTTGGCGCCGAGGAGCGCGGAGCGCGCCACCTCTGGCGCTTCGACCTGCCTGACCAGCGCGCCGAGCGGGTCCATGCGGGCGGCTGGGTGGGCGGCTTCGACAAGGTGGCCGGCACGGTGGCGCTGGCGCTGGACACGCTCGACCACCCGCCGCAGATCTTGGCGCTGCTGCCGGGCGAGCCACCTCGGCGCATCGAGGCCTTCAACGACGCCCTGCTCGCCCGCCTGGCGCTGGGCCGCAACGAGGTGCTGCAGGTCACCGGTGCGCGGGGCGATGCGGTGCAGGTGCGACTGGTCTTCCCGCCGGATTTCGACCCGGCACGGCGCTGGCCGGTGGTGCACACCATCCACGGTGGACCCCATGCGGCCTTTGGCGACAACTGGCACTGGCGCTGGAACCACCACCTGCTGGCCGCTGCCGGCCAGGTGGTGGCCTGCGTGAACTACCACGGCTCCAGCGGCTTCGGCCACGCCTTTGCCGACAGCATCACGCACCGCTGGGGCGAGTTGGAGCTGCAGGACATCGAGGCCGCCAGCGACTGGCTGCTCGCCCAGCCCTGGGCCGACCCCCAGCGCCTGTACGCCACCGGCGGCAGCTACGGCGGCTACATGGTGGCCTGGATGAACGGCCACGTGCCGGCAGGGCGCTACGCCGCCTACGTCTGCCACGCCGGCTGCTTCGACTGGACGGCGATGTTCGCCGACGACGCCTACGACTGGTACGCCAAGGAGCTGGGCGCCTGGTACTGGGACGACCCGGCGCGCATCGCCGCGCAGAGCCCGCACAGCCGCGCCGGCCACATGAGCACGCCCACGCTGGTGATCCACGGCGCGCTCGACTACCGCGTGCCCGACGCCCAGGGGCTGGCCTACTACAACACCCTCAAGGCACGGCGGGTGGACGCCCGGCTGCTCTGGTTCCCGGATGAGAACCACTGGGTGCTCAAGCCGGCCAACAGCCGGCTGTGGTACGAGGAATTCCAGGCTTGGTTGAGCAGCCACGTGCTGGCGCCAGCACAGACGCCTGCGGTCATGGTCGGCACGAAGCGGCTGGCCGCCACGAAGACCACTGCCGCCAGGTCACGCCGCAAGCCGGTGTGA
- a CDS encoding GNAT family N-acetyltransferase, protein MIDVRPVTLERAPVRLVPLALEHEAGLCAAAADGELWTIRVTSVPEPAQTRAYIEQALKMQAEGSRLPFAVLDSASGEVIGCTSFHDIVPALDRLEIGWTWYARSRQRSAANTTCKLLLMQHAFDTLGAKVVGWRTDHFNFASQRAIERLGAKRDGVIRHHALRRDGTVRDTVMYSVTAGEWPEIRAHLEWQLARPR, encoded by the coding sequence ATGATCGACGTCCGCCCCGTCACGCTCGAACGCGCCCCCGTGCGCCTGGTGCCGCTGGCGCTGGAACACGAGGCCGGCCTGTGTGCCGCCGCCGCCGATGGCGAGCTCTGGACGATCCGCGTCACCTCGGTGCCCGAGCCGGCGCAGACGCGTGCCTACATCGAGCAGGCGCTGAAGATGCAGGCCGAGGGATCGCGGCTGCCCTTCGCGGTGCTGGACAGCGCCAGCGGCGAGGTGATCGGCTGCACCAGCTTCCACGACATCGTGCCGGCGCTCGATCGCCTGGAGATCGGCTGGACCTGGTATGCCCGCAGCCGCCAGCGCAGCGCCGCCAACACCACCTGCAAGCTGCTGCTGATGCAGCATGCCTTCGACACCCTGGGCGCGAAGGTGGTCGGCTGGCGCACCGACCACTTCAACTTCGCCAGCCAGCGCGCCATCGAGCGCCTGGGCGCCAAGCGTGACGGCGTGATCCGCCACCACGCGCTGCGCCGCGACGGCACGGTGCGCGACACGGTGATGTACAGCGTCACCGCCGGTGAGTGGCCGGAGATCCGCGCCCATCTGGAGTGGCAGCTGGCGCGCCCACGCTGA
- a CDS encoding AAA family ATPase produces MKFTGSDQYVATQDLMLAVNAAITLQRPLLVKGEPGTGKTMLAEEVATALGLPLLQWHIKSTTKAQQGLYEYDAVSRLRDSQLSDADSAEKVRDIRNYIVKGTLWQAFTTDRPVALLIDEIDKADIEFPNDLLRELDRMEFYVYETRELVRAKHRPLVFITSNNEKELPDAFLRRCFFHYIKFPDADTMQRIVDVHFPDLKKELLAAALKNFYDVRNLPGLKKKPSTSELLDWLKLLVAEDIPAEALHSRDEKVSVPPLVGALLKNEQDLTLFEKLVFMQSRNR; encoded by the coding sequence ATGAAGTTCACCGGATCCGACCAATACGTCGCCACCCAGGACCTGATGCTCGCGGTCAACGCCGCCATCACCCTCCAACGCCCGCTGCTGGTCAAGGGCGAGCCCGGCACCGGCAAGACCATGCTGGCCGAGGAGGTCGCCACCGCGCTGGGCCTGCCGCTGCTGCAGTGGCACATCAAGAGCACCACCAAGGCGCAGCAGGGCCTGTACGAGTACGACGCGGTCAGCCGCCTGCGCGACAGCCAGCTCTCGGACGCCGACAGCGCCGAGAAGGTGCGCGACATCCGCAATTACATCGTCAAGGGCACGCTCTGGCAGGCCTTCACCACCGACCGGCCGGTGGCGCTGCTGATCGACGAGATCGACAAGGCCGACATCGAGTTCCCCAACGACCTGCTGCGTGAACTCGACCGCATGGAGTTCTACGTCTATGAGACGCGCGAGCTGGTCCGGGCCAAGCACCGGCCGCTGGTGTTCATCACCTCCAACAACGAGAAGGAGCTGCCCGACGCCTTCCTGCGCCGCTGCTTCTTCCACTACATCAAGTTCCCGGATGCGGACACGATGCAGCGCATCGTCGACGTGCACTTCCCGGACCTGAAGAAGGAACTGCTCGCCGCCGCGCTGAAGAACTTCTACGACGTGCGCAACCTGCCCGGCCTGAAGAAGAAGCCCAGCACCTCCGAGCTGCTCGACTGGCTCAAGCTGCTGGTGGCCGAGGACATCCCGGCCGAGGCGCTGCACAGCCGCGACGAGAAGGTCAGCGTGCCGCCGCTGGTGGGTGCGCTGCTGAAGAACGAGCAGGACCTGACGCTGTTCGAGAAGCTGGTCTTCATGCAGAGCCGCAACCGCTGA
- a CDS encoding diguanylate cyclase, producing MLRAAFGELRLQRGRTLWHTPQALLAVVLACLAVLAGAPARSEAPAQQSSDVLRLDTHTRAAAAWPVTRILEDASNSQDARAAWRSLSQFEVPRTPYQNLGQRASAVWLHIPVAIGAHAPGNWVARLEYPLLNEVDFVVFDRQGLVVHQSRTGSLTPFSQRPLQTRALSADLHLQPGQSYDVMVRIRTMTAVIVPLHFMPWSSVNELESRDQILFGILGGLMLFMLAYSLSRWISLRQPAFLAYAGVLCANGAFALAIYGVGAQYLWPDSAWLATQVSAGSSLAVVAANLYFCLYALEVRQSWPRLATAVQIAAAIVLTLLAAFLLGLISYRQGALAASIGVVCHVALFLPVVVMRWRRDDRAAPFMVAGWLSFAAGMLVITTLLRGLLPVNGWTLYGAQFGATGEMLCWLMVLGLRVEHLREAAERSRREHDLLDALAHTDPLTGLANRRGLERVLAAGIGDGPRADGRAPLKALFLLDLDGFKQINDQLGHEAGDAVLTTLAQRLKGATRAGDLVARIGGDEFVVLATGLNTPADAAAVGCKLLAQFEQPLLLAGGQLRRIGGTVGYSLASGPVRDANAWMREADAAMYAGKSAGKLRLVAYAELASHQHADSLHRA from the coding sequence ATGCTGCGGGCGGCTTTCGGCGAACTGCGCCTGCAGCGCGGCAGGACCCTCTGGCACACGCCCCAGGCCCTGCTGGCGGTGGTGCTGGCCTGCCTGGCGGTGCTGGCCGGGGCACCGGCGCGCAGCGAGGCGCCCGCGCAACAGTCCAGCGACGTCCTGAGGCTGGACACACACACGCGCGCTGCGGCGGCCTGGCCGGTCACCCGCATCCTGGAGGATGCCAGCAACAGCCAGGACGCACGGGCGGCCTGGCGCTCGCTCAGCCAATTCGAGGTTCCTCGCACGCCGTACCAGAACCTGGGCCAGCGTGCCTCGGCCGTCTGGCTGCACATCCCGGTGGCGATCGGCGCACACGCGCCGGGCAACTGGGTGGCGCGCCTGGAGTACCCGCTGCTCAACGAAGTGGACTTCGTCGTGTTCGACCGCCAGGGCCTGGTCGTGCACCAAAGCCGCACCGGCTCGCTCACGCCCTTTTCGCAGCGCCCCCTGCAGACCAGGGCACTGAGCGCCGACCTGCACCTGCAGCCCGGCCAGTCCTACGACGTGATGGTCCGCATCCGCACAATGACCGCTGTCATCGTGCCGCTGCACTTCATGCCCTGGTCCAGCGTCAACGAGTTGGAAAGCCGCGACCAGATCCTCTTCGGCATCCTGGGCGGGCTGATGCTGTTCATGCTGGCCTACAGCCTCTCGCGCTGGATCAGCCTGCGCCAGCCGGCCTTCCTGGCCTATGCCGGTGTGCTCTGTGCCAACGGCGCCTTCGCACTGGCGATCTACGGTGTCGGGGCACAGTACCTCTGGCCCGACAGCGCCTGGCTGGCAACGCAAGTCTCGGCCGGCTCGTCCCTCGCGGTGGTGGCCGCCAACCTGTACTTCTGCCTGTATGCCCTGGAGGTCCGGCAGTCCTGGCCACGCCTGGCCACGGCCGTGCAGATCGCCGCGGCCATCGTGTTGACCCTGCTGGCGGCCTTTCTGCTGGGCTTGATCAGCTATCGACAAGGCGCGCTGGCCGCCTCGATCGGCGTGGTCTGCCACGTGGCGCTGTTCCTGCCGGTGGTCGTGATGCGCTGGCGCCGCGACGATCGGGCCGCTCCCTTCATGGTGGCCGGTTGGCTGTCGTTTGCCGCCGGGATGCTGGTCATCACCACCTTGTTGCGCGGCCTGCTTCCCGTCAACGGCTGGACCCTCTACGGGGCGCAGTTCGGCGCCACGGGCGAAATGCTGTGCTGGCTGATGGTACTGGGCCTGCGCGTCGAGCATCTGCGCGAGGCGGCCGAACGCTCCCGCCGTGAGCACGACCTGCTTGACGCGCTGGCGCACACCGACCCGCTGACGGGGCTGGCCAATCGGCGCGGACTCGAACGTGTCCTCGCTGCGGGCATCGGCGACGGTCCGCGTGCCGATGGCCGCGCGCCGCTGAAGGCCCTGTTCTTGCTGGACCTGGACGGCTTCAAGCAGATCAATGACCAACTCGGCCACGAGGCCGGTGACGCGGTGCTCACCACGCTGGCACAGCGGCTCAAGGGGGCCACGCGCGCCGGCGATCTGGTGGCGCGCATCGGTGGCGACGAGTTCGTGGTGCTGGCCACCGGGCTGAACACCCCGGCCGATGCTGCCGCCGTCGGCTGCAAGTTGCTGGCGCAGTTCGAGCAGCCGCTCCTGCTGGCCGGCGGCCAACTGCGCCGCATCGGAGGAACGGTCGGATACAGCCTGGCCAGCGGCCCGGTGCGTGACGCGAACGCCTGGATGCGCGAGGCCGACGCCGCCATGTACGCCGGCAAGTCCGCCGGCAAACTGCGGCTCGTGGCCTACGCCGAGCTCGCGTCGCATCAACACGCCGATTCGCTGCACCGGGCCTGA
- a CDS encoding YkgJ family cysteine cluster protein, which yields MSTPTDNPCLRCGACCASFRVDFSCEELASRGGCVPDGLAVELSDTLARLRGTDHTPPRCAALTGTVGQRAGCGIYEWRPGPCREFGLLAPLGRGDDACSRARLRHGLPPLG from the coding sequence ATGAGCACTCCCACCGACAACCCCTGCCTGCGCTGCGGTGCCTGCTGCGCGAGCTTTCGCGTCGACTTCTCCTGCGAGGAGCTGGCCAGCCGCGGCGGCTGTGTGCCCGATGGCCTGGCGGTCGAACTCAGCGACACGCTGGCGCGCCTGCGCGGCACCGACCACACCCCGCCGCGCTGCGCGGCGCTCACCGGCACGGTGGGTCAGCGCGCCGGCTGCGGCATCTACGAGTGGCGGCCCGGGCCCTGCCGGGAGTTCGGCCTGCTCGCGCCGCTGGGCCGGGGCGACGATGCCTGCAGCCGCGCCCGCTTGCGCCACGGACTACCGCCGCTAGGCTGA